The Streptomyces tendae genome has a window encoding:
- the rbfA gene encoding 30S ribosome-binding factor RbfA: MADNARAKRLADLIREVVAQKLQRGIKDPRLGSHVTITDTRVTGDLREATVFYTVYGDDEERQAAAAGLESAKGVLRSEVGRAAGVKFTPTLTFVMDALPDTARTIEDLLDKARQSDAAVREASAGATYAGGADPYRKPEDDETDDTAE, encoded by the coding sequence GTGGCCGACAACGCGCGCGCCAAGAGGCTGGCGGACCTCATCCGAGAGGTGGTGGCCCAGAAGCTGCAGCGCGGGATCAAGGACCCGCGGCTCGGCTCGCACGTCACCATCACGGACACCCGGGTCACCGGTGACCTCAGGGAGGCGACCGTCTTCTACACGGTGTACGGGGACGACGAGGAGCGGCAGGCGGCCGCGGCCGGCCTGGAGAGCGCCAAGGGTGTCCTGCGCTCCGAAGTGGGCCGGGCGGCGGGCGTGAAGTTCACGCCGACCCTCACCTTCGTCATGGACGCCCTGCCGGACACGGCCCGCACCATCGAGGACCTCCTCGACAAGGCGCGCCAGTCCGACGCCGCGGTGCGCGAGGCGTCCGCGGGCGCCACGTACGCCGGCGGGGCCGACCCGTACCGCAAGCCGGAAGACGACGAGACGGACGACACCGCCGAATGA
- a CDS encoding ABC transporter ATP-binding protein: protein MTGSPLLSTRDVHITFPGRHGAPDARAVDGVDLDIRPGEIVALVGESGCGKTTLARALLGLVEPTTGRVTFDGQPLRYSGRSLKAYRRRVQLVLQDPSGSLNPRHTVYDAVAEGLRIHGHRGDERAVVADALSRAGLRPPERFFLRYPHELSGGQRQRVVIAGALVLEPELLVADEPVASLDASVRGEILALLLRLRDELGLSALVVTHDLGLAWNIADRVAVMYLGRIVETGAVEQVLTAPRHPYTRALLSVLPEASGEPVVLTGEPPDPARIPSGCRFHARCQVLASGEAERAGVAQACRTTDPGVPDGTGTPQVACHWAHATEGEGTPKG, encoded by the coding sequence ATGACCGGCTCCCCCCTGCTCAGCACCAGGGACGTGCACATCACCTTCCCGGGCCGGCACGGCGCCCCGGACGCCCGCGCCGTGGACGGTGTCGACCTGGACATCCGTCCCGGTGAGATCGTCGCCCTGGTCGGCGAGTCCGGCTGCGGCAAGACCACCCTGGCCCGCGCCCTGCTGGGGCTGGTCGAACCCACGACCGGCCGGGTGACCTTCGACGGGCAACCGCTGCGGTACTCCGGCCGCTCCCTGAAGGCGTACCGGCGACGCGTCCAGCTGGTGCTGCAGGACCCGAGCGGCTCGCTCAACCCGCGCCACACCGTGTACGACGCGGTGGCCGAGGGCCTGCGCATCCACGGCCACCGGGGGGACGAGCGGGCCGTGGTCGCGGACGCGTTGTCCCGGGCCGGACTGCGGCCCCCGGAGCGGTTCTTCCTGCGCTATCCGCACGAACTGTCCGGCGGTCAGCGGCAGCGCGTGGTGATCGCGGGCGCGCTGGTGCTGGAGCCGGAACTCCTCGTCGCCGACGAGCCGGTGGCCTCGCTCGACGCGTCGGTGCGCGGGGAGATCCTGGCACTGTTGCTGCGGCTGCGCGACGAACTGGGCCTGTCCGCCCTGGTGGTCACGCACGACCTGGGGCTGGCCTGGAACATCGCCGACCGGGTGGCGGTGATGTACCTGGGGCGGATCGTGGAGACCGGCGCGGTGGAGCAGGTGCTCACGGCGCCACGGCACCCGTACACGCGGGCGCTGCTGTCCGTGCTCCCCGAAGCCTCCGGGGAGCCGGTGGTGCTCACCGGCGAGCCGCCGGACCCGGCCCGGATCCCCTCCGGCTGCCGCTTCCACGCGCGCTGCCAGGTGCTGGCGAGCGGCGAGGCCGAACGGGCGGGCGTGGCCCAGGCCTGCCGCACCACGGACCCGGGCGTCCCCGACGGCACCGGCACACCCCAGGTGGCCTGCCACTGGGCCCACGCGACGGAGGGCGAAGGGACGCCGAAGGGCTGA
- the infB gene encoding translation initiation factor IF-2, whose amino-acid sequence MAKVRVYELAKEFGVESKVVMAKLQELGEFVRSASSTIEAPVVRKLTDAFQQGGGNGKSAAKPGAPKKAAPRPAAPSPAQAARPAAPKPPAAPTPAAAQPPAAPSAPAPASGNQRPTPGPRPAPRPAPAAPEFQAPPAAAQAPSGPKPGGARPGAPKPGGRPAGPGQGQGQGGQGRPAGQGQRPGGGAPRPGARPAGPRPGNNPFTSGGSTGMARPQAPRPQGQRPGGPGAPGAGPRPQAPGQGGGPRPQAPGGARPTPGAMPRPQGGPRPGGGPGGPRPNPGMMPQRPAAGPRPGGGPGGRGPGGAGRPGGGGGRPGGGGGFAGRPGGGGGGGFAGRPGGGGGGAGRPGGGGGFAGRPGFGGRPGGPGGRGGTQGAFGRPGGPARRGRKSKRQRRQEYEAMQAPSVGGVMLPRGNGETIRLSRGASLTDFAEKINANPASLVAVMMNLGEMVTATQSVSDETLQLLADEMNYTVQVVSPEEEDRELLESFDLEFGEDEGDEGDLVVRPPVVTVMGHVDHGKTRLLDAIRKTNVIAGEAGGITQHIGAYQVTTEVNEEDRKITFIDTPGHEAFTAMRARGAKSTDIAILVVAANDGVMPQTVEALNHAKAAEVPIVVAVNKIDVEGADPTKVRGQLTEYGLVAEEYGGDTMFVDISAKQGLHIDSLLEAVILTADASLDLRANPTQDAQGISIESRLDRGRGAVATVLVQRGTLRVGDTMVVGDAYGRVRAMLDDNGNNVAEAGPSTPVQVLGLTNVPGAGDNFIVVDEDRTARQIAEKRAARERNAAFAKRTRRVSLEDLDKVLKAGEVQQLNLIIKGDASGSVEALESSLLQLDVGEEVDIRVLHRGVGAVTESDIDLAMGSDAIVIGFNVRAAGRAQQMAEREGVDVRYYSVIYQAIEEIEAALKGMLKPEYEEVELGTAEIREVFKSSKLGNIAGVLIRSGEVKRNTKARLVRDGKVIAENLNIEGLRRFKDDVTEIREGFEGGINLGNFNDIKVDDVIATYEMREKPRV is encoded by the coding sequence GTGGCTAAGGTCCGGGTCTACGAACTCGCCAAGGAGTTCGGTGTAGAGAGCAAGGTCGTCATGGCCAAGCTCCAGGAACTCGGTGAGTTCGTCCGTTCGGCGTCTTCGACGATCGAAGCGCCCGTAGTACGCAAGCTGACTGACGCCTTCCAGCAGGGCGGGGGCAACGGCAAGTCCGCCGCGAAGCCCGGCGCGCCCAAGAAGGCTGCCCCCAGGCCCGCGGCGCCCTCTCCGGCGCAGGCGGCCCGTCCGGCTGCTCCCAAGCCGCCGGCCGCACCCACGCCCGCCGCGGCCCAGCCGCCGGCGGCTCCGTCGGCGCCCGCGCCGGCCTCCGGCAATCAGCGTCCGACGCCGGGCCCGCGCCCCGCGCCGCGTCCGGCCCCGGCCGCTCCGGAGTTCCAGGCCCCGCCCGCCGCGGCCCAGGCTCCGTCCGGCCCGAAGCCCGGCGGCGCGCGTCCCGGTGCACCCAAGCCCGGCGGTCGTCCCGCCGGTCCGGGTCAGGGCCAGGGCCAGGGCGGCCAGGGCCGTCCGGCAGGCCAGGGTCAGCGTCCCGGTGGCGGCGCTCCGCGTCCGGGTGCCCGCCCGGCCGGTCCGCGTCCCGGCAACAACCCGTTCACGTCCGGTGGCTCCACCGGCATGGCCCGTCCGCAGGCGCCGCGTCCGCAGGGCCAGCGTCCCGGCGGTCCCGGTGCCCCCGGCGCCGGTCCCCGTCCCCAGGCCCCCGGCCAGGGCGGCGGTCCCCGTCCGCAGGCTCCGGGCGGCGCGCGTCCCACTCCGGGCGCGATGCCGCGTCCGCAGGGCGGTCCCCGTCCCGGCGGCGGCCCCGGCGGTCCGCGTCCCAACCCCGGCATGATGCCGCAGCGTCCCGCTGCCGGCCCGCGTCCCGGCGGTGGCCCCGGTGGCCGCGGTCCGGGCGGTGCGGGTCGTCCCGGCGGTGGCGGCGGTCGTCCCGGTGGCGGCGGCGGCTTCGCCGGTCGTCCCGGTGGCGGTGGCGGCGGCGGCTTCGCCGGCCGTCCCGGTGGCGGCGGCGGCGGTGCCGGTCGTCCCGGTGGCGGTGGCGGCTTCGCCGGCCGTCCCGGCTTCGGTGGCCGTCCCGGCGGTCCCGGTGGCCGCGGTGGCACGCAGGGTGCCTTCGGCCGTCCCGGCGGTCCCGCGCGTCGCGGTCGCAAGTCGAAGCGGCAGAGGCGCCAGGAGTACGAGGCCATGCAGGCCCCGTCGGTCGGCGGCGTGATGCTGCCTCGCGGCAACGGCGAGACCATTCGCCTGTCGCGCGGTGCGTCGCTCACCGACTTCGCGGAGAAGATCAACGCCAACCCGGCGTCGCTCGTCGCGGTCATGATGAACCTCGGCGAGATGGTCACCGCGACCCAGTCCGTCTCCGACGAGACGCTCCAGCTCCTCGCGGACGAGATGAACTACACGGTTCAGGTCGTCAGCCCGGAGGAGGAGGACCGCGAGCTGCTCGAGTCCTTCGACCTGGAGTTCGGCGAGGACGAGGGCGACGAGGGGGACCTGGTGGTCCGTCCGCCGGTCGTCACCGTCATGGGTCACGTCGACCACGGCAAGACCCGCCTCCTCGACGCCATCCGCAAGACGAACGTCATCGCGGGCGAGGCAGGCGGCATCACCCAGCACATCGGTGCCTACCAGGTCACGACCGAGGTCAACGAAGAGGATCGCAAGATCACCTTCATCGACACCCCGGGTCACGAGGCGTTCACCGCCATGCGTGCCCGTGGTGCCAAGTCGACCGACATCGCGATCCTGGTCGTCGCGGCCAACGACGGCGTCATGCCGCAGACGGTCGAGGCGCTCAACCACGCCAAGGCGGCCGAGGTCCCGATCGTCGTCGCGGTCAACAAGATCGACGTCGAGGGCGCGGACCCGACCAAGGTGCGCGGTCAGCTGACCGAGTACGGCCTGGTGGCCGAGGAGTACGGCGGCGACACCATGTTCGTCGACATCTCCGCCAAGCAGGGTCTGCACATCGACAGCCTCCTCGAGGCCGTCATCCTCACCGCGGACGCCTCGCTCGACCTGCGTGCCAACCCCACGCAGGACGCGCAGGGCATCTCGATCGAGTCCCGGCTCGACCGCGGCCGTGGTGCCGTGGCGACCGTCCTCGTCCAGCGAGGCACCCTGCGGGTCGGCGACACGATGGTGGTGGGCGACGCCTACGGCCGCGTGCGCGCCATGCTCGACGACAACGGCAACAACGTCGCCGAGGCCGGACCCTCGACGCCGGTCCAGGTCCTGGGCCTGACCAACGTCCCGGGTGCGGGCGACAACTTCATCGTCGTGGACGAGGACCGTACGGCCCGTCAGATCGCCGAGAAGCGCGCCGCCCGTGAGCGCAACGCCGCGTTCGCCAAGCGCACGCGCCGCGTGTCGCTGGAGGACCTGGACAAGGTGCTCAAGGCCGGCGAGGTCCAGCAGCTGAACCTGATCATCAAGGGTGACGCCTCCGGTTCGGTCGAGGCCCTCGAGTCCTCGCTGCTCCAGCTGGACGTCGGCGAAGAGGTCGACATCCGCGTCCTGCACCGCGGCGTCGGTGCGGTCACGGAGTCCGACATCGACCTGGCGATGGGCTCCGACGCCATCGTGATCGGCTTCAACGTGCGCGCCGCCGGGCGTGCGCAGCAGATGGCCGAGCGCGAGGGTGTGGACGTCCGGTACTACTCGGTCATCTACCAGGCGATCGAGGAGATCGAGGCGGCCCTCAAGGGCATGCTCAAGCCGGAGTACGAGGAGGTCGAGCTCGGTACGGCGGAGATCCGCGAGGTCTTCAAGTCGTCCAAGCTGGGCAACATCGCGGGTGTTCTCATCCGCTCCGGCGAGGTCAAGCGGAACACCAAGGCGCGTCTCGTCCGAGACGGCAAGGTGATCGCGGAGAACCTCAACATCGAGGGTCTGCGTCGCTTCAAGGACGACGTCACCGAGATCCGCGAAGGCTTCGAGGGCGGTATCAACCTCGGAAACTTCAACGACATCAAGGTCGACGACGTCATCGCGACGTACGAGATGCGCGAGAAGCCGCGCGTCTGA
- the truB gene encoding tRNA pseudouridine(55) synthase TruB, protein MTQKPTTPDGLVIVDKPSGFTSHDVVAKMRGIARTRRVGHAGTLDPMATGVLVLGVERATKLLGHLALTEKEYLGTIRLGQTTVTDDAEGEITASTDASGVTREGVDAGIAELTGDIMQVPSKVSAIKIDGVRSYKRAREGEEFDIPARPVTVSSFSVYDVREAVAADGTPVLDLVVSVVCSSGTYIRALARDLGAGLGVGGHLTALRRTRVGPYRLDAAKTLDELQEKLTVMPIAEAAAAAFPRWDVDERRAKLLTNGVRLEIPEEYAGRGAVAVFGPGERFLALVEEHRGKAKSLAVFAV, encoded by the coding sequence ATGACCCAGAAGCCCACCACGCCCGACGGCCTTGTCATCGTGGACAAGCCGTCGGGCTTCACTTCGCACGACGTGGTCGCCAAGATGCGCGGCATCGCCCGCACCCGGCGGGTCGGCCACGCCGGCACCCTCGACCCGATGGCGACGGGCGTCCTCGTTCTCGGAGTCGAGCGGGCGACCAAGCTCCTCGGCCACCTGGCGCTGACCGAGAAGGAGTACCTCGGGACGATCCGGCTCGGCCAGACCACGGTCACCGACGACGCCGAGGGCGAGATCACCGCCTCCACCGACGCCTCCGGGGTCACCCGCGAGGGCGTCGACGCCGGGATCGCCGAGCTGACCGGCGACATCATGCAGGTGCCGTCCAAGGTCAGCGCCATCAAGATCGACGGGGTGCGCTCCTACAAGCGCGCCCGGGAGGGCGAGGAGTTCGACATCCCCGCCCGGCCGGTCACCGTGTCGTCGTTCTCCGTGTACGACGTGCGCGAGGCCGTCGCCGCGGACGGCACCCCGGTGCTGGACCTCGTGGTCTCCGTCGTGTGCTCCTCCGGCACCTACATCCGCGCCCTCGCCCGTGACCTGGGCGCCGGCCTGGGCGTGGGCGGTCACCTGACCGCGCTGCGCCGGACCCGTGTCGGGCCGTACCGGCTGGACGCCGCGAAGACGCTGGACGAGCTCCAGGAGAAGCTGACGGTCATGCCGATCGCCGAGGCCGCCGCGGCCGCGTTCCCGCGCTGGGACGTGGACGAGCGCCGGGCGAAGCTGCTGACCAACGGAGTCCGCCTGGAGATCCCGGAGGAGTACGCGGGGCGGGGCGCGGTGGCGGTCTTCGGGCCGGGGGAGCGGTTCCTGGCGCTGGTGGAGGAGCACCGGGGGAAGGCGAAGAGCCTGGCGGTCTTCGCCGTGTGA
- a CDS encoding ABC transporter ATP-binding protein: MSLLDVRGLTVTYPGGAAAVRGVDLRLEAGRKLGIAGESGCGKSTLALALLRLLPAGTQVGGEILLDGEDVLAMKWGRVRAVRWAGASIVFQGAMHSLNPVRRIGDQIAEPILLHRRATAAGARKRTGELLEHVGLPAARASAYPHELSGGQRQRVMIAMALACDPRLIIADEPTTALDVMIQAQILRLIEQLVADQDVGLIMISHDLAVLAGTCDRLTVMYAGRVIEEGPAGQVYEAARHPYAQALSAAFPRIGDPASRFAPRGLPGDPPDPTALPSGCAFHPRCPVALDSCATEDQPLRDAGAGRRAACVRVTDRDDGTAGGPDPLEEARPSTP; this comes from the coding sequence TTGAGTCTGCTGGACGTCAGAGGGCTGACGGTCACGTACCCGGGCGGCGCGGCCGCGGTGCGCGGGGTGGACCTGCGCCTGGAGGCGGGCCGCAAGCTGGGCATCGCCGGGGAGTCGGGCTGCGGCAAGTCCACCCTCGCGCTGGCGCTGCTGCGCCTGCTGCCCGCGGGGACGCAGGTCGGCGGCGAGATCCTGCTGGACGGCGAGGACGTACTGGCCATGAAGTGGGGCCGGGTACGGGCGGTCCGCTGGGCCGGCGCGTCCATCGTGTTCCAGGGCGCGATGCACAGCCTGAACCCGGTGCGCCGCATCGGCGACCAGATCGCCGAGCCGATCCTCCTGCACCGCAGGGCCACCGCGGCCGGGGCCCGGAAGCGGACCGGGGAGCTCCTCGAACACGTCGGTCTGCCGGCCGCCCGCGCGTCGGCCTACCCGCACGAGCTGTCCGGCGGGCAGCGGCAGCGCGTGATGATCGCGATGGCGCTGGCCTGCGACCCGCGGCTGATCATCGCCGACGAGCCGACGACCGCGCTGGACGTGATGATCCAGGCGCAGATCCTGCGCCTGATCGAGCAACTGGTCGCGGACCAGGACGTCGGCCTGATCATGATCAGCCACGATCTGGCGGTCCTCGCCGGCACCTGCGACCGGCTCACGGTGATGTACGCGGGCCGGGTGATCGAGGAGGGCCCGGCGGGACAGGTCTACGAGGCCGCCCGCCACCCCTACGCCCAGGCGCTGTCGGCGGCGTTCCCGCGCATCGGTGACCCGGCGTCGCGCTTCGCGCCGCGCGGTCTGCCGGGCGACCCGCCGGACCCCACGGCGCTGCCGTCCGGCTGCGCCTTCCACCCGCGGTGCCCGGTGGCGCTGGACTCCTGCGCGACCGAGGACCAGCCGCTGCGGGACGCGGGTGCGGGCCGGCGTGCCGCGTGCGTGCGGGTGACCGACCGGGACGACGGCACGGCCGGCGGCCCGGACCCCCTGGAGGAAGCGAGGCCCAGCACCCCATGA
- a CDS encoding bifunctional riboflavin kinase/FAD synthetase: protein MQRWRGLEDIPQDWGRSVVTIGSYDGVHRGHQLIIRHAVERARALGVPAVVVTFDPHPSEVVRPGSHPPLLAPHHRRAELMADLGVDAVLVLPFTTEFSKLSPADFVVKVLVDKLHAKAVVEGPNFRFGHKAAGTVQFLAEQGKVYDFEVEVVDLYVSGEAGGGEPFSSTLTRRLVTEGQVEGAAEILGRPHRVEGVVVRGAQRGRDLGFPTANVETLPHTAIPADGVYAGWLHAQGEAMPAAISVGTNPQFDGTERTVEAYAIDRVGLDLYGLHVAVDFLAFVRGQAKFDTLDALLEQMAQDVDRCKALVAEAEKA from the coding sequence GTGCAGCGCTGGCGTGGCTTGGAGGACATCCCCCAGGACTGGGGGCGCAGCGTCGTCACCATCGGCTCCTACGACGGAGTGCACCGCGGTCACCAGCTGATCATCCGGCACGCCGTGGAACGGGCCCGCGCCCTGGGCGTCCCCGCGGTCGTCGTCACCTTCGACCCGCACCCCAGCGAGGTCGTCCGCCCCGGCAGCCACCCCCCGCTGCTCGCCCCGCACCACCGGCGCGCCGAACTGATGGCCGACCTCGGCGTGGACGCGGTCCTCGTCCTGCCCTTCACCACCGAGTTCTCGAAGCTGTCCCCGGCCGACTTCGTGGTCAAGGTCCTGGTGGACAAGCTGCACGCCAAGGCGGTCGTCGAGGGCCCCAACTTCCGCTTCGGCCACAAGGCCGCGGGCACCGTGCAGTTCCTCGCCGAGCAGGGCAAGGTGTACGACTTCGAGGTCGAGGTCGTCGACCTGTACGTGAGCGGCGAGGCGGGCGGCGGCGAGCCGTTCTCCTCCACCCTCACCCGTCGGCTGGTCACCGAGGGCCAGGTCGAGGGCGCCGCCGAGATCCTGGGCCGCCCGCACCGGGTCGAGGGCGTCGTCGTCCGGGGTGCCCAGCGCGGCCGTGACCTCGGCTTCCCCACGGCCAACGTCGAGACGCTGCCTCACACCGCGATCCCCGCCGACGGGGTGTACGCCGGCTGGCTGCACGCGCAGGGCGAGGCCATGCCGGCCGCGATCTCCGTGGGCACCAACCCCCAGTTCGACGGCACCGAGCGGACCGTCGAGGCGTACGCCATCGACCGCGTCGGCCTCGACCTCTACGGCCTGCACGTCGCGGTCGACTTCCTCGCCTTCGTACGCGGCCAGGCGAAGTTCGACACCCTCGACGCGCTCCTCGAGCAGATGGCCCAGGACGTCGACCGCTGCAAGGCCCTCGTGGCCGAGGCGGAGAAGGCGTAA
- a CDS encoding YlxR family protein: protein MSGRTQAGVCPERTCVGCRERAVKGELLRIVVIEDACVPDPRGTLPGRGAYVHPVPVCLDQAVRRRAFPRAFRVPGPLDVKALRHYVEQAQGC, encoded by the coding sequence GTGTCTGGCCGGACACAGGCTGGCGTGTGCCCCGAGCGCACTTGCGTGGGGTGCCGCGAGCGAGCGGTCAAGGGCGAGCTGCTGCGGATCGTGGTGATCGAGGACGCGTGCGTCCCGGATCCACGCGGTACGCTGCCCGGCCGGGGTGCGTACGTACACCCCGTACCGGTCTGTCTCGACCAGGCGGTGCGCCGCAGGGCGTTCCCGCGGGCGTTCCGCGTCCCGGGACCGCTCGACGTAAAGGCGTTGCGCCACTACGTCGAGCAGGCACAAGGTTGCTGA
- a CDS encoding ABC transporter permease: MTTEKTPRVRDAGPRAMAWQRRRASAARFWRQYRTHRAGLFGLGVLTLFVLLALTAPLLVGSDVADVTDAPGAPLEDPSAELPFGADRFGRDLFGLVIWGARVSLLVGLLAAVLSVLIGTVIGVTSGHFGGWFATVIMRITDWFLVMPTLVLAIALATVMSRSLLTIVVAIGVTTWPTTARLVRAQTLAVETRPYIERARALGGGHWHVMSRHVLPNVMPLVLAQTTLIISSAILAEATLAFLGLGDPTVVSWGGLLQDAREAGAISAGHWWYLVPPGIAIAMVALAFTLCGRAVESVLNPRLGVSR, from the coding sequence ATGACGACGGAGAAGACCCCGCGGGTGCGGGACGCGGGCCCGCGGGCCATGGCGTGGCAGCGGCGCCGGGCCTCGGCCGCGCGGTTCTGGCGGCAGTACCGCACGCACCGGGCCGGGCTGTTCGGCCTGGGCGTCCTCACGCTGTTCGTGCTGCTGGCGCTGACCGCGCCGCTGCTGGTCGGTTCGGACGTCGCCGACGTGACCGACGCGCCGGGCGCCCCGCTGGAGGACCCGAGCGCCGAACTGCCCTTCGGGGCGGACCGGTTCGGGCGCGATCTGTTCGGCCTGGTGATCTGGGGCGCGCGGGTGTCGCTGCTGGTGGGGCTGCTCGCGGCGGTGCTGTCGGTCCTGATCGGCACGGTGATCGGGGTGACGTCGGGGCACTTCGGGGGGTGGTTCGCCACGGTGATCATGCGGATCACCGACTGGTTCCTGGTCATGCCGACCCTGGTGCTGGCGATCGCCCTGGCCACCGTGATGTCCCGCTCGCTGCTGACGATCGTCGTGGCGATCGGGGTGACGACCTGGCCGACGACGGCCCGCCTGGTGCGGGCGCAGACGCTGGCCGTGGAGACACGGCCGTACATCGAGCGGGCACGGGCGCTCGGCGGCGGGCACTGGCACGTCATGAGCCGGCACGTGCTGCCCAACGTGATGCCGCTGGTGCTCGCCCAGACGACGCTGATCATCTCCTCGGCCATCCTGGCGGAGGCCACCCTGGCGTTCCTGGGGCTCGGCGATCCGACGGTCGTCTCGTGGGGCGGACTGCTGCAGGACGCCCGGGAGGCGGGGGCGATCAGTGCCGGGCACTGGTGGTATCTGGTGCCGCCGGGCATCGCCATCGCCATGGTGGCGCTGGCGTTCACGCTCTGCGGGCGGGCCGTGGAGTCCGTCCTCAACCCCAGGCTGGGGGTGTCCCGTTGA
- the nusA gene encoding transcription termination factor NusA — protein sequence MDIDMSALRGLVREKEISFDLLVEAIESALLIAYHRTEGSRRHARVELDRETGHVTVWAKEDPDDLEEGQEPREFDDTPSGFGRIAATTAKQVILQRLRDAEDDATLGEYAGREGDIVTGVVQQGRDPKNVLVDIGKLEAILPVQEQVPGETYPHGLRLRSYVVRVAKGVRGPSVTLSRTHPNLVKKLFALEVPEIADGSVEIAAIAREAGHRTKIAVRSARSGLNAKGACIGPMGGRVRNVMGELNGEKIDIVDWSDDPAEMVANALSPARVSKVEVVDLAARSARVTVPDYQLSLAIGKEGQNARLAARLTGWRIDIRPDTEQTGE from the coding sequence GTGGACATCGACATGAGCGCCCTGCGGGGCTTGGTGCGGGAGAAGGAGATCTCCTTCGACCTGCTGGTCGAGGCGATCGAGTCGGCCCTCCTCATCGCCTACCACCGCACCGAGGGAAGCCGCCGGCACGCGCGCGTGGAGCTCGACCGGGAGACCGGACATGTGACCGTGTGGGCGAAGGAGGACCCCGACGACCTCGAGGAGGGCCAGGAGCCCCGCGAGTTCGACGACACCCCGTCCGGTTTCGGCCGTATCGCCGCGACCACGGCCAAGCAGGTCATCCTGCAGCGCCTGCGCGACGCCGAGGACGACGCGACGCTCGGCGAGTACGCCGGGCGTGAGGGCGACATCGTCACCGGAGTGGTGCAGCAGGGCCGGGACCCGAAGAACGTGCTGGTCGACATCGGCAAGCTGGAGGCCATCCTGCCCGTGCAGGAGCAGGTCCCCGGCGAGACCTACCCGCACGGCCTGCGCCTGCGGTCGTACGTCGTCCGGGTGGCCAAGGGCGTCCGCGGTCCGTCCGTCACCCTCTCGCGCACGCACCCCAACCTGGTGAAGAAGCTGTTCGCCCTGGAGGTGCCGGAGATCGCCGACGGCTCGGTGGAGATCGCCGCGATCGCCCGTGAGGCCGGACACCGCACCAAGATCGCCGTCCGCTCCGCCCGCTCGGGCCTGAACGCCAAGGGTGCCTGCATCGGCCCCATGGGCGGCCGGGTGCGCAACGTCATGGGCGAGCTGAACGGTGAGAAGATCGACATCGTCGACTGGTCCGACGACCCGGCCGAGATGGTGGCGAACGCCCTGTCGCCGGCCCGGGTCTCCAAGGTGGAGGTCGTCGACCTCGCAGCCCGGTCCGCCCGGGTCACCGTGCCGGACTACCAGCTGTCCCTGGCCATCGGCAAGGAGGGGCAGAACGCCCGCCTGGCCGCCCGGCTGACCGGCTGGAGGATCGACATCCGGCCGGACACGGAACAGACCGGGGAATAG
- a CDS encoding DUF503 domain-containing protein — protein MYVGTLSFDLLLGDVHSLKEKRSVVRPIVAELQRKYAVSVAETGNQNLHRRAEIGLAVVSGEWDHLTDVLDRCERLVAGRPEVELLSVRRRLHSDED, from the coding sequence ATGTATGTGGGGACTCTGTCCTTCGACCTGCTCCTCGGCGACGTCCACTCGCTCAAGGAGAAGCGCTCCGTCGTCCGTCCGATCGTCGCCGAACTGCAGCGGAAGTACGCGGTCAGCGTGGCGGAGACCGGGAACCAGAACCTGCACCGCAGGGCCGAGATCGGCCTCGCGGTGGTCTCCGGGGAATGGGACCACCTCACCGACGTCCTCGACCGCTGCGAGCGGCTGGTCGCGGGGCGGCCCGAGGTGGAACTGCTCTCGGTTCGACGCAGGCTCCACAGCGACGAAGACTGA
- the rimP gene encoding ribosome maturation factor RimP — MSTTQSERLRELLEPLVSSQGLDLEEIAVDAVGRKRVLRVVVDSDTGADLDRIADVSRALSAKLDETDVMGSAEYTLEVGTPGAERLLTEHRHYVRATGRLVRFQLAEGGELVARIIAADEEGLDLEVPGVKGRKPTARRLAFDDITRARVQVEFGRKDDASDKNDKKEEEA, encoded by the coding sequence ATGAGCACCACCCAGAGCGAGAGGCTTCGAGAACTTCTGGAACCGCTCGTCAGCTCCCAGGGCCTGGATCTCGAAGAGATCGCCGTGGACGCGGTCGGCCGCAAGCGGGTGCTGCGCGTCGTCGTCGACTCCGACACCGGTGCCGACCTCGACCGGATCGCCGATGTGAGCCGCGCGCTCTCGGCGAAGCTCGACGAGACCGACGTGATGGGCAGCGCGGAGTACACCCTCGAGGTCGGCACCCCCGGCGCGGAGCGCCTGCTGACCGAGCACCGCCACTACGTGCGCGCCACCGGCCGCCTGGTGCGGTTCCAGCTCGCCGAGGGCGGCGAACTGGTCGCCAGGATCATCGCGGCCGACGAGGAGGGCCTCGACCTCGAGGTCCCCGGGGTCAAGGGCCGCAAGCCCACCGCGCGCCGGCTCGCCTTCGACGACATCACCCGGGCGCGCGTCCAGGTCGAGTTCGGCCGCAAGGACGACGCGTCCGACAAGAACGACAAGAAGGAAGAGGAGGCGTAG